aaataacaataagtgtttgagaaaaataattttctaacaTACCacaatttttcttaaaaaaaatgtttttattaacaataaaatattacattgtaaCAAATCATTGCTAACCTTTATCTGTGACCTCAACAAAGCATCATCCATTGTAAGAAACATGTTTTTCACATGTTGGTTCACTTCATGAATGCTAATTTTCCAGCCTTCTGATTTAAACTGGAATTattatgatatttattttttaaaataagacaTACAGTATAATTTAGATTTGTAGGATTAAAGGTCCAAGGATCAATATTCAGCGAAGGTTATAATGGAATCATTTGGAGATTTAAATTAAGTAAAGATTTTCATATTACATTCAGTGTGGGAGATAAGATGGTAATGCTTTTTGAGTTTTCATTTTCCCCTCATAGTACATGGTGAATATGGATTGAGGGACTGAGGGACAATTGTATTCTTAATTAATGAACAGGTTAattaatacacacatactatcTGGATATCTGTGTTACAATCAGCTTATTTTTAACAAAGCAGCAGGTtagttaaatttaaaaaatatttgtagcgTGTGTAGTTTGCAGTTACATTAAATGTAACCTGGGAATATACATTaccattcaaaggtttggggtcatttaactaagctaacataattgcaaaagggttttctaatgatcaattagccttttaaacataCAGAAGTTTGTAGTTGTGTATACATGTAGGCTGCAAGTGACAACAAGAAGGATATTGCAGGACAGGCAGATATACTACAGGGTTCAATTCAATAAATATACTAAAAACCCCAATCTGGGGGACAAAGCAGCGACCCTCCTTGTCATTTTTGgagtgggaattgtagtccccAGTCATTAAccttctttattaaataaatattaatcacTATTTATTCTGtgactgtttttatttatttgcttatgGGGTGAGAATGTGGGTAGGTGCGGTAATTGTGCCGCCACTCTGTATGATCCCTGCGTGTTAGCATGGATTTTCCTGCATGCTTGCCAGCCGATCTAACAATAGTTGGGCTGCCAGTAAGTACTTTGGTGGTGCTGTATGGGGCATAAGACTGTCCATTTAAGATTTGATTATATACTTCTCAGGTGGGTTTTTAGTAAACATTTAAAGCTTGAATAAGTAAAGGGGAGAATAAGAGCGAGGTAAAGAGAATTTGAGAGTTTGGTATAGTGCAGATGAAATTCTGGAAGCATACATGGAAGTAATAAAAGTTAAGGTGCGACACAAGTCATAAATTGAGCAAGAGAGGGTGGTTAGGGGGGTATCTGGAAATAAAAGAAGTGATACAGGGGTGagtgttaagggctctgtaagTAAGGGCCAGGAAGTAAAATTTCATTCTGGAGGTTGTGACAAACCAGAGAAGGGAATTGAAAAATGGGACAACAGATGAAGAAgaatacacattcagattgCAGGGTGCTGCCAAAATGACCAGCACTGACTAATACATGATGACCGGCCAAAATGACCAACACATGATCAGCGgacacccagcaaatactattatAAAGCACCTATCTGAAGAACAAATATTGGGTATTCAGTCACACTACaaggccatatattgcttagccatccactatgtcaaagtaccccaaattTTAGCTGAATCAGTAACCAATATAGCCAttgtaaaattagataggagTTGCCTGATGTAGTGGCGGTCTAAGCAACACATGTCCATGTGGTGTTGAAATCAGCAATATTTATAGCTTAGATAGGTGcgtttaaatagtatttgttgGGTGTGCACAGATATTTTGCTTAGGATGGATTATTAGACAAATGTGTATCTGGTGAGGGCTGCAGGATCTAGATGTGAGGGGTAAAGCAGAGAGCAGAGCTGATTGTAACAACTAGGTTGCAAACTGTTGGGTAGACTGTGATCGATGACAGCTTACAAAGATCCAGAGCTACTCTGTAGTTTCCTTGTATTGTtgttacagaaaacaaaataaaacgttTTTCACTCTAAACTGCTTAGTGCTTCTTAAGTctgatgcattttttattttatatttaatttgaagTTATCTGTTGACTAAACTGAAAAATTCTTATCCCTCGATGTAACCCCACTGTTGCGAACATTGGATGAAAAAATCTGGTCCATGGCACATAAAATTGTATGCTCTACCAGGTCACTGTTTGAATGGTACTTCACTTCCTAACAATCACAAATCCAATAATTGTACATGTTTCACTACAGATCTAGACCATCAGActgtataaatgagaaaagcTACTTTATGATCATCACATTCTTGTAGTCAAGACATTTaagatatacagtatgtctTAGTCAACAAGTTGTTTTCAGCAATGCGatattacatagtaacataactGTGTTATAATCAAATGACCATTTTCCTTCTTGTGATTAGTAATGAAAATGCAAAGCTTGAGTTTTTCAGCTAAAAGTCTAAAGACCAATATCTTGCTTCATATTAACAGCCCAGTGGCCCTCTAAAGTAATGTTTGTAGGAAACTGGAAATTGTGCTTTAGGTTCCAAGAATTATAAAATGATTAGTCCTTAATTAAACCAATGTGTTTcagttaatataaatatttatttaaattatattctataaaaaactatttttaaatattacaaatgcgttaatagtttattttgtgGACAAGTCCGGataaaattatttgtttcaaagtgttttcatttgaataatttgttattgttttccATGTAAGAAGGAATCAAAACCttttggatgtgtaagtggattCACTAAACACCAAGTTCTAACATagccaaagttttttttcaaatggaaaaactataaaaaatagaatgctGGCTGAATCATATACTAACAGGAAATTAAATCAGAGGGGGACATCTTTGCAGTGTATAGTACCAAAGTTACCGCCATTTAATGTAACAAGAATCCTGGAGAGCTGAGTCTCCAAGTGTTAACAAATAACCCAAGATGATTTTTCAGCAATTTTCGTCTTAGCGCTAGTAAATTAAACTCAGTGGTACAGAAACAATCATGAAGGCTCTCTAGATGAAAGGGGTCAGGGTTCCTTCTATCGTAGTGAAATTACACAATAAATAGGATTGACTTCACAACTCGAAGGTTATTCCGAACATGAAAACACTTTGAAAATTATTACAAATTTGCTGTTCCCCTAATCTTGCCAAGGAGGTTGCGATGGATTTCTAACACTTTTACTTCTTTGAAGACTTTTGCTTCTGTGATGATGGACAGAGCCAGGGTTTGGCTTCTCTTGTATAGGCTGCTTCTCTGAGGTTTGCTCATTCCTACTTGTAACGATAGGATGAGAATTCTTCTTTCTATAACCAAAATGCTGAGGCGCAGTGTCTTTCCCTTGATCAGTGGAACTAAGTCCAGTGCCTTCAGTGCTTTCTACTTCAGATCTTGTGGAAAAGTCTTTAGATGAACCTTTCTGTTTCCTCTCCTTCTTTAAACTGCTTAGTGTTTCTACAGACTCGTctaattctttttttagtttttctatTTCAAGAGCTGATTTATCTCGTTCTTCTCCACAATTCTTCAGTGAGCTTTCCAAAGCAAGGAAGAAATCTTTACCCAGTTTGGAAAGGGCCTCGTcacctttagtaaataaaagaaCTATATAAATGTCATATTATGTCAAATGTACATAATGGTCACTCATCCACTACTCTGTCATTATGTCCATTTATTCTGTGCTGGAAGTCCATTAGTTAGTGGACAGAATCAAACTTGTTATATTGTGTCTCAATATTTTGCAATATACAAGAGCTATGCAGAATTTTTATAGTTCATTTACACCCACTGAGAACTGTAAAATAGTGTTCTTTCATCATTTCAATGACACCAAATATCTCTGTTTAACCTTAACCAAATGAAATTGTTACCTTCATGTTGCTGTTTCTCTGATGGAGTCAAAGTGTCAACAGCCTCTTGAATCTGTTcaacattgtttttaaaaattgtcaGGAAGTTCCTGAGGGCTGTTTCATTGGCTTCCATCGTAAGTTCTGCATAAGAAGAAAGGACATCTGCAAGGAAtgtgaaaaaaattgtaatttattgcatttagaataaaaagtaaatgagCATAAAGTACAGTATGTCATAAATTGTAATTTCAGGTGCACGTGATTGTTATGTACATCCATTGGAATTATACTTGTATATCAAAATATCGCTAGACCCATTGcactcacgcacacacacacactgtacttGGATGACATTTTATGCTGCATtgtcaataaacggagaatttatTCAGTATgtcatacataaaacataacattagaATACTACATTCAATTATTCAGCAATATTTTGTATTGACCAAAGGGTGCTGTAAGAGATCACGCTATTAGAAGTGTTGTTACTGAaaccaaattattttataatatatttattatatatatatatatatatatatataatatacagattGAAGGGTTCATTATACTTCTATGCTTCTACTTGTATAATAAATAGAATTCCCCATTGAACACCTGCATGCTGTATGCTATGTAGTGAGTGTGAGATGTTTGTGTGCCGCTTACCTTTAAGTGGAGAACAAACAATCTCAGCCACGTTTTCCTGAAAATTGTGATAGGCTTGTTTGATTCCTTGGAAAAGAGCTTCAGTGTACTGAACTTGCAGACTGTATATACCTCGATGGAAATCAAGTTCTGCTTCCAAAGCGTGTATCTAGAGGACAAAACAGAGCCATAAAGAAGCTTGGTAACCCAACAGGACAAGTAATTCAAACGCAGATGGCATCTCCTATTAAACGTATAACTCTATTGactatatattaataaacagaGACAAAGCCCAAGTACAAGCTGAGACACCGCTCATGTCTCGGAAGAAGTGATGGGTCAAAGTCCACACTCTCTAAATCGAGAAACTCCATATTTAGGGGACTAAAACAgacttaaaatatgtttaatttctGAGTTAGTGTGTTCCTCGTCTTCGTTGCATTCTTACATAAAACATGAAGTACTTTAATTAAAGCTAAAAGCATAACATGGAGAAGATCTAGTCACAGTGCTTTGTATATGGCAAAGAAAGTTGAccttgctgttttattttccaaaatacaGGGATTCCAGCTACAGCAGAAGGACATTATTCATCTGCAGAACAAAGCACAGCTGGGCTCTATATCCCTGTCGTCAGCAAAATAGATGTGAGATTTTTCCAACATGCAGCTATTACATTGGTGTTTAAAACAAACACTTGAACAacacaatactttttttccatttagaaaTATTTGTTACACTTCCATCTTaacacaactaaaaaaaaaaaaaaagatttcaattATTTCTTTCAAAACGGATACAAAGAGAATAGCCTTGATTCAATTAATGGAAACAAGGGTCCAATGTCATTTGTTACCGAGATGGgttttcctggaaaaaaaaaacatgttcttcTCCTAATATGACTTGGCATACAGTTAAACTTGATTATTTAAACTGCAAAATAGGACTTATTTACAATAAAGACACAATCCCCAATTAAATCAATGGTCGTATATTCATTACTTGTGACATAAAActctaattcatttattaaattagaATGTTTACAGCATGACAGACATACTTAAACTGTTTCTATTAAATCTCTGTTTAAATTGAGTGTGGCAGATAAAAAGAGCTGCAATTATAAAGGTCACTGTGACTATAATGACtcgtaatttattttgtgtatatggGCTTCCAAACCTTGGGAACAAAATCAACCGGAAATGTAGAATGGATCTACTGACGTGGGAAGTGTTAAATGAATCTGGCAGTGCAGTGAAAAGGCCTGGGTTTTACAAACTCACTTGCCTCTATACATGCCATAAAGCATTGTCAACCAGCTGTTTCCTGGTCTGGGAAAAGTTGGGCTCCATGGAAGCTCACAAGACTTTGGAGCAGCTGTTTATGATGATTGCTTCATTTCGCACATAACGGCAAACAGATACAGACAAGAACCTTAGCAAATTAATATATGCCTGCGTGAGATAAAGTTAAGTATGGGATACCTGTTGCCCGGCCATTAGTCTGGAGTAATTGGCGGCCTTCACTAATGCCTCTGCGGCTCTCTTTGCCCGTTGCTGTGGAGCACCCTTGGGAAATGCTGGCAGTGCTGCTAGCACATTCTCCACTGTAAATTCTTGGCTCACAGGACACTCAATTTTtgcctgtaaaataaatataataaggtctagttagcaaaaatcagctttagaagatatatattatatatatatattatatatatatatatatatatatatatatatatatatatatatatacacacaaggcTGGCATTGGGGGTCTACAATGGGGCCAAGGCCGGGTCTCCCTGACTTTTGCTGTTCCTTGTTGACAGTCTTCACCTGCATACTGTGTTAAAAATTGTtcagttttttcccccccaatagAAGCTGAAATCATTTGTCCTGTCTGCTTCTGCTTTTATGAAGGCTTCGCTGAATTTGGAGAAACACTATAGGATTATGGCATACGAAtaatctttatatttataaattcatGCACTATGCATATTTACCACTCTTTTAACACAAACACTCGCGTGTCAAAAGTGCTAAAAGTAGAAGCAAAGAATTGAAAAGCTACaccgtatttatttattacaccaTAAACCTCCTATAATCAAACACTAGAGTTTAAGAAACACTACTATGTGATAAGCAAATGCCAGGAATGGGTTAATGCTGTTtacacttttaatttgaggaAATTCAGCATCTTGATTGAGTTGATTGGGTATATTAACAACTACTCCACATCCTTTCTAATTTGGAAAAAAGCACAAACATAATTAGCTATGAGATTGGTTACAAAgccaaatgtaattttaaatattttatcagagATGAATAACGCTTATTAGGAAGCCGTCTAACTTTATTAAGGTCCTACACAGGAAATTATTGTTGACAAACATACTTTCTGaaagagaaaatgttttctCGTGAATAACTCCATGAATAAACTGCAGGATATCTTCAGTGTACCGATTGCCATTGAAAATCCGTGGCCTACCCCTAGTGAAGCCAGTTAAAAACATAGTTTGCACAGTGTACTGAAGCAAAACCTTTAGTTGTTATGGTTATGACAGGAACAGTCTAGTCCACATACATTTTGCATGCATTCCATCCAAATTCGTACTTAGTTTTTGTATAAGTAATCTTCAGTCTCTTTAATTTGGCTCCTGCCTGTAGGAAGTATAAGCACAAAGCATACtcaagtacacttcctgcatgcCCATTGAAACCAAGGGACATAGTTGCGGCTAATTGTTATGTATCCAAAACTGGATGAGTGCGCACCTACACGATAATCAACCTCTTGTGTAATGTTTTCTCCCTTTTTGGCTTTAAACGTATTAGAGGAGGCACCTCCTTTCTGTAATGTCACCAACTACTTGTATGTGTCATCTACCCCATGATACATCTCTTAAGAAAAATGACAGCAACACATTTAGAAACATCgaataataaaagaaacacaaGAATATACTTACCCAAGGTGCAGATGGCACAATAAGAGTCATGGTGAGCAAGTCCCTACAGCATTCCTCCAGGGACTGATTGCATCTTGTCAAATGGTTTATTAACCTTGAATAAATGGCAGTGGGTAGTATGTGATGAGCTCGCTCTGGAGACTCTGGTCCAGGGGCCAAAATCAGACTGAGTGTTTGCTTTGTAGCATGCAGGTCCCTGAACAATGTGCTAAGCTTTCCTTCAAGCGAACTCtgtcaaaatacaaaacaataaatagtgatttaattcaatttatttgtacctttcagtgaaaaaaaaggaaatttaactGACTAAATATAATTAGACTAAATATAATTTCATGTAGACATTAAGAAATTAAAACAACCTTTGCAGAACAATAGGATTAATATCCGTTTATGTATTGTGCTAATAAGCCAGTGTACGTAGGTACAACCAATACACTTTGCAAGGAAGGGGCTTATTACAAGGTTACAATGGCCACTAAAGCAAACAATGAATGTTGGGCTTTACTGTGCTTTGTATAATAAAATTGCCATTTGCTACATATAGTTTTCCCCCTCTCTACAAACATGTAAAATGGTTATATACTGCATGTTTGTTCATTATACACGGCATGCAACAGTCTTATACTCATAATGctataaaataaagattaacCATCTAGGTTTAGAACTAAGATCGACCAATCtggttgaaaataaataaagcacacAGAAGTCAAGCCAACGTAATAGATAGATGTTCACCTTTGAAGTGCATTTTCAACATGGTTCTAAGATCTCAGTGAGCTGAATACATAAACTGCATCCAGGTGATATTTTCCTGGACATACACATATGCATTTGTTTGACTGGGCTACCCGTCTGTATATGGAAATTCAGGTTTACCAAATcattcaacatttttaaaagactTTCAGGTTCGTACTACCTTCTTGCAGCATGAATGCTACTTCTAGAAATGAATGCtatatattaaaagaacatGAAAAGCCCCTTTTAAGTTGTTTGTATCAGCTCACCAATTACTAATAAGCAGAGGCATAGGGCACACTTGGCCTGAGTGCTGTGTTTAAAGTTGACCTAGTCAGCCTGTTTTCCTCAAGGAAAGACTAAGACTTAATCAGCCACGGTCTCGTCTTAGGCTCAGGATAGCTCTATGCCTATTCTctacatgtttaaatcccctcactgtattatgaCGTGAGATCTATATGGTTACTAGCCACTTTCAGCAATGCCACGATCGATTGAGAGCTCAAGACAAAGACTAGCTTCATACCTCATTCTGCAGCTATGCTAATATAGGAtgattccttctttttttttttttttttttttactcaaatcCCAGGCTTATTGTTTTATGCTATTATAAAAGTACCACATAAGGGCAGAATATGGATGTGCAATCATGAATATTTTGTcggaattatttattgtaaacgGTTGGCTATTGCTTTAaagcaatttaatattttttttagaggtgATATAAAGCAACTATTTCAAAAGAAGATACCATGCTGGTACCAGGCTAATATCTTAGGGCAGAATATGGATGTGCAGGCATTAATATTTGTGGGTTATATTGTGTCTGATTTATTTAGTGTAAACAGTTTGCTATTGCTTAAAAGCAAGTTTTCtgcattattaatgttttttttttttttaaaggtgatagttttttttttacttaaacaaaaaataaaaaaatatttaaaaggaaaatgccATGCtggtttagatatatattttagggcTTAAGAGGGATCAGGGGATATCAGCCTTAATCCAGGGAATGTCACCTGAACATATAGTTATCTAGATGTGTGTatctatattatacatacatttttaaatccacaattaaataaaaaattgtatttattttataaatcctttaattgaaaatatttacTCTTGTATcactttcttattttgtttaacaattatttttatacagacAATTTTCTAGCCTTGCTATGCCATCTGTAGGAAACACGTGAAGAACGCATTGATCTAAGTATTACAAACAACACAAAGCAAGGCATTTGGCCTTTGAAACGAACAGACTAACAATTTTCAAAGCTTTTGGCAAGATAGATTGTTTTTAAAAGAGCAgcgtaaaataagaaaatacacGTGGAGATCTGTAAACAAGAGTGACACTGATATAACACCAAAGGAATCTCATTGTTTGTCCTTCCTGTTTATTGTCTGGAGCCAGCTGGGTGAAAAATGCATCGAGCAAGGCTCCCCATTTGTTAGCCAGAAGGTTGTTTCTTAATGACTGTATTCATTTAATTATCTAAACTACCTACAAAAAATGAAtggaatcaaagaaaaaaaaagaaaactacatGCAATATTAGTTCAGAGCCGACACTGATTGCTAGCTCTCAGTGTACAGAGAAAGAAGTATAAGGGGATATATAAAAGTTTTTCTCTAAGTGTTTGGGAAAATTTGCAAGGCCTTGCACAGCCAGTAATTGGGCTTAATGCAAGCTTTGGTATATCCGGGAACTGGAAATGATGGTAAACATGTATTTGATAGACAATACAAAGGTTCTGGAGAGGGGCCATATTATGACAGTGATTAAAAAGAGCTATATGGTGTAGAAGATCCTTAAGGGGGTTTTGCTTCTGTGAGCGGTGACAAAACAGATTACTTCTCAGAATAAAACAATCACCCTGCAGCATAATGATGATACAAATGACAAGGAATAGTGGCAATGATTAATACAATGGGGACAAACCCCAATATTGCATGTATCCTGCAGACAGATGGATAGCTTCAGGAAACAGTGGGAGTGCTACAAGAGGGAGACAATGACACATTGCGTTAAGTGTCTCACAAGTTAGTGCATTGAGAAGggctattttaattaaaaatagagCAAAgccatgtatttcttttttgttataagATGGTTGGCATGTATCAATTTATTTTGACTTTGGTATGTTCTCTCCAATACACAGAAAAACGGTATAAACAAATGGTGCAACACCATAGGGTGTATCGTGTGCTTATTACACCAGCAACAGAAAGCAATATTTTAGTCAAACTAGACCTTTATCAAGAGACTGGAAATGTTGCCTTAGTTGTTTGTATACTAAGAATATGCTCTCTTTGTTGGCTAGCTTCTTTTCAGCAAGTATTACAGGAGCCACATATTGTGtaaatacagtgctgtgtacAGATATGTGTGATATCAGTGACCTGGTTTTATCaccttttgtttcaataaatttCCTTTTGCAGATCTGCAGCCATTTTTGTTAGTCAAGTGATGGTTTGGGTGGCTTTCCCTGTGCAATCTGAGCGGATTTGCAATGCTGATAATAATCTAAAACAGATTACTTGCCGATCGCCAGGATACGTGCGGAATGAGCAAGGTACTAATGAGGGTGTGCTCTATAGTGCATATGGGCttgttacaagggagatcacCCAAATCGTGGAAGGAGAAGTGGCGCACCGGGGAGACTTATCGCCCATCAGGGCTATCTGCTATTCAGCAGCCCTAGGCCTACACCACTGGTCTGCATGGAGGTTTAAAACTTTAATTCTcaccaaaaacatttctatGGCGTCATTGAAAATGATGAAAATCAAAGGcaaatgtcaataaaaaaacccacaaaaactgAACTATATTCTAGTATAATTCAGCAAATTTCCACTTAATCATTTCTATGTAAGAAAAGTATTAAGGTTAGCCCACAGTGTGGTTCCTCAGAAAGCTCCaagaaaataaactataaatGAATCAAAGTACGCAGAGCCGCAATGcttcatgaaaaataaaatattctaacTCTATCattcattagaaaaaaattatttattaaaagaaattgtTAACTATTGGATTGACACAAGACACATTGTCCGTATTTTATAGAAAACTCATAACTGGCAAATACTATGCTACCAGTTTAAACAAACATTATAACCACTACCTCCCATGATTATTTTTGAATAAATCTTAATTTGGggaaataatttaatacaaCATGCATTTTGTCATGAAGAACAAGTAACTGTTCAAAAGTATTTCATCAAAAAATGCACGGTGGTCATTTTCTCATAGGAAACCCAGAAATGAAAAAtagtaaaactaaaataaaaaaaacaatttccagTATTTATATAGAACTACACTACTTGGCACTTAGGTTATTAGGCAACTGCATCCACACAGTTTAATTCATAGTTTTTAGTTATTATATGAATGCAATATTGCATGTATACTTAAGAACATATTACAATAATGataaacaaatgcaaacaaaaaataaaccattacaCTGTTAAACACGAAGTGAGACTAAAAACTCCAGGAACTCGTATCTGGTGGCATATGAAGTGAAAGCGCTTACCACTGCCTGAAAAAAGATGATACATAGAAAAAGAGCGAGTGACTCCTAATGGGGATCTAAAGGAAGCAACAGGAAAAAAGTGGATGCATCCCTTTTTCAGGGCCCATATAAATCAATTTAACCACTTCTGTCACTTTAAAATCATAAAATTTACTTTTCCATTTACTACATGAaccaattattatgttttacataCTAAAGTGACCAATTATAATTGGTAACAATCTGTTGACATCAACAGGTCTTCAGCCCCAGCTCCTACTTTATTTTAAGGAGACACCTTCCCATCAAAACATCTTAATTCACAATGGTATGGCTGGAGAGACTGAAGCCATGGCATCTTACTCTCTAGATATAACCTGTCCTGGCTTCTACAAAAAGTAGTTGGCTTCTAACCGCTACATTAACCTTTCCAACCTTGCATTAAAGTTAGACCATTTTCTGGTTCCACTGctgaatgaaacaaaaaaaggattcTTCTCAATGCCTGAATAACTTACTCTTCATGCCTTATACACATATTGAACTTGTATAGCATACCGGTAATTGGTTAAGCCATGAAGTACAGGACAATGACACATTTAAACCAAGTGGCTTCGTGTGAACCTACTTTGTTGCCCAATACACTGGTCTTGAATTGATTAAAATAACTCGAAGGACAAATATATACTGTGTCCCTTTCAGATATAAAGCCAGTCTGACTCAGGACAGCATTGGGTGTTTGCTTTAACATAAAACCTCTCAAAGTTACCCGTGCCATTAAAGTTGACTTGGGTTTTGTGATTTTTGTGGTGCTCAGTTAATACAGTGATGAAGTTTCTGGcccttaaaattatatacagttAATATGTAAGTCTTTTGTCACCCCAAATGTATCGCTCTGTAAAACCTTATCCAAGCAAAGTGAATGTAGATCTCAAAGATTTAATTGTAAGGCTAGCGGCACATATTTTAATAAGTGATTCAAAATCCTGTCAGCAGGTGCGCTATATGAAGTAGTGATTGCTATGAATTATTCAACACGGAAAGCACTTCTGCTGACACAGAATTTGCAATAATGTTTTTCAAGTGAGATCAGTGGATATTGCAGGCTGTCGATGTCAATTTGCTTCACTTTAAGAAGAAAGGTTGCCCTCATGAAACACACAATAGAAGGTAGACATGCGGTTTGGTAGCACTTGGCTTATCACTGGCCTTTTCTATTAAGCAACAGAAAAATCCAGGAACATATTGGCACAGTGCTATGGTTCTTGACTTTCAGTTGAACAATGAAACAGATATAGATTGTGATCATAAAGTCTGTGTGTATTAAAGGCACACTTTTTAATACACAAGACGAGAGGATAGAAGAG
The DNA window shown above is from Spea bombifrons isolate aSpeBom1 chromosome 1, aSpeBom1.2.pri, whole genome shotgun sequence and carries:
- the LOC128504589 gene encoding uncharacterized protein LOC128504589, which translates into the protein MSSTHSASLELSQVGKPLRRSTAGSHLPSGLGGQGKPLLKGDVQHEFSLHASNRRSSGNEQKLVRLQEENALLKQELEDLRNQHRQLIDEGKNECLDERRVTLLKSQVLQLQRQVMLLTEGLSSRASLMLELDNSLQPVLDKLRSLLATEGHTPEVPVARADLIQMIGTCQAMRDKIHRNHQATSVDKLAVPWILSERQATKNPVTLMDLCYGKMDNLNLLYVSSLEGKLSTLFRDLHATKQTLSLILAPGPESPERAHHILPTAIYSRLINHLTRCNQSLEECCRDLLTMTLIVPSAPWAKIECPVSQEFTVENVLAALPAFPKGAPQQRAKRAAEALVKAANYSRLMAGQQIHALEAELDFHRGIYSLQVQYTEALFQGIKQAYHNFQENVAEIVCSPLKDVLSSYAELTMEANETALRNFLTIFKNNVEQIQEAVDTLTPSEKQQHEGDEALSKLGKDFFLALESSLKNCGEERDKSALEIEKLKKELDESVETLSSLKKERKQKGSSKDFSTRSEVESTEGTGLSSTDQGKDTAPQHFGYRKKNSHPIVTSRNEQTSEKQPIQEKPNPGSVHHHRSKSLQRSKSVRNPSQPPWQD